A part of Sinorhizobium chiapasense genomic DNA contains:
- the lptG gene encoding LPS export ABC transporter permease LptG, giving the protein MILNTLGRYFFKRYAITTFWFLVGIFALIFIIDFSELASRMSALPHYTVSGALLMTTFRIPTIMQQTVPFVALFSAMAALISLNRRYELVVTRAAGISVWQFLRPFVLGAFIFGLLAVAVLNPLAAWGTKKAEALEAEWGSSRSAQANSIPWLRQIYDGTDTIIGARSVQNGGTELINVTVIHFDPQGTIIKRQDAKSAKLEDGYWLLNNVTETGGGQLPRRQETAQIPTNLKAEFVQERLAKADSIQFFDLPRKIEVARSFGFSTAGMETQFHSLLSLPLLLVAMTLIAACVSLKFSRFNQSRSVILGGILSGFVLYVVTVLVKAFGSSGIVPPFVAAWLPVVVAMALGSTILLHQEDG; this is encoded by the coding sequence ATGATCCTCAACACGCTCGGACGTTATTTTTTCAAGCGCTACGCGATCACGACCTTCTGGTTCCTGGTCGGCATATTCGCGCTGATCTTCATCATCGATTTCAGCGAACTTGCCAGCCGCATGTCGGCACTGCCGCACTACACGGTGAGCGGCGCGCTGCTGATGACGACGTTTCGCATCCCGACGATCATGCAGCAGACGGTCCCCTTCGTCGCGCTCTTTTCGGCGATGGCCGCATTGATCTCGCTGAACCGCCGTTATGAATTGGTCGTCACGCGGGCAGCCGGCATCTCCGTCTGGCAGTTCCTTCGACCTTTCGTGCTCGGCGCGTTTATTTTCGGGCTGCTCGCCGTGGCCGTACTCAACCCGCTTGCCGCCTGGGGAACGAAAAAGGCCGAGGCGCTCGAAGCCGAGTGGGGCTCGTCCCGTTCCGCCCAAGCGAACTCGATTCCCTGGCTCCGCCAGATCTACGACGGCACCGATACGATCATCGGAGCGCGCTCCGTGCAGAACGGCGGAACGGAGCTGATCAACGTCACCGTCATCCACTTTGATCCACAGGGCACCATCATCAAGAGGCAGGACGCGAAGTCCGCCAAACTGGAAGATGGTTACTGGCTCCTTAATAACGTTACAGAGACCGGCGGCGGCCAGCTGCCTCGTCGTCAGGAAACGGCACAGATCCCCACCAACCTGAAGGCGGAATTCGTTCAGGAGCGTCTGGCAAAGGCTGATTCCATTCAGTTTTTTGACCTTCCACGGAAGATCGAGGTGGCCCGATCCTTCGGCTTTTCCACCGCCGGCATGGAAACGCAATTCCACTCCCTGCTCTCCTTGCCGTTGCTGCTTGTCGCGATGACTCTGATCGCGGCATGCGTCTCTTTGAAATTTAGCCGGTTCAACCAATCGCGCTCCGTAATTCTCGGTGGAATCCTCTCGGGCTTCGTGCTTTATGTCGTCACCGTGCTTGTCAAAGCATTCGGGAGCAGCGGTATTGTGCCTCCGTTCGTTGCAGCCTGGTTGCCAGTTGTTGTAGCGATGGCGCTGGGCTCGACGATTCTACTGCATCAGGAGGATGGCTAG
- the lptF gene encoding LPS export ABC transporter permease LptF encodes MKLIERYILRRATTMFLATLLPLMGIVWTTQALTNVNLVTDSGQSIFAFLKLATLILPSVVPIILPFALVIGVTQTLSAMNTDSELTVLNAAGSSRMSIIRPVIYLAAGLSVLSFAIDNFVEPYSRVAVRRMIATAHADLLSAVVQENAFRKITDGLYVQVGARRSGGVLQGIFVADSRNPNFELVYYAREGAVDEESSALVMKDGEVHRKLPDGGVSVIKFDSYAFDLTDMTQAVGEANIRAKDRDLFYLLNPDPDDPAYKRAPLAFTAELHKRFTEWTYPLLFALIALVVSSDARSHREARVHPMISALGAALVIRWMTFYAANSAEDSIWFVPLMYFVPLAAGAFAIHQLVSNRRLDIPMTWREKLSELMIRLRFMRPAGADGEQAS; translated from the coding sequence ATGAAGCTGATTGAACGCTACATCCTCCGACGCGCCACGACCATGTTCCTCGCAACACTCCTGCCGCTCATGGGTATCGTCTGGACGACGCAGGCGCTCACGAACGTGAACCTGGTCACGGACAGCGGTCAGTCGATCTTCGCCTTCCTGAAACTTGCGACGCTGATTCTGCCGTCGGTCGTTCCGATCATACTCCCGTTCGCGCTCGTGATCGGCGTGACGCAGACGCTTAGCGCAATGAATACCGATTCGGAGCTGACGGTGCTGAACGCAGCTGGCAGCTCCCGCATGTCGATTATCCGGCCGGTCATCTACCTTGCCGCCGGACTGAGCGTGCTGTCCTTTGCCATCGACAACTTCGTCGAGCCCTATTCACGTGTCGCCGTGCGCCGGATGATCGCGACGGCCCATGCCGACCTGCTCTCCGCCGTCGTTCAGGAGAACGCCTTCCGCAAGATCACCGATGGGCTCTATGTCCAGGTTGGCGCTCGCCGCAGCGGCGGCGTCCTGCAAGGCATCTTCGTTGCCGATTCGCGCAATCCGAACTTCGAACTCGTCTATTACGCTCGCGAGGGCGCCGTCGACGAGGAAAGCTCGGCTCTGGTGATGAAGGACGGCGAGGTCCACCGCAAGCTGCCGGATGGCGGCGTCTCCGTCATCAAGTTCGACTCCTATGCCTTCGACCTGACCGACATGACCCAGGCTGTGGGCGAGGCCAACATCCGCGCCAAGGATCGCGACCTTTTCTACCTGCTGAACCCGGACCCCGACGATCCGGCCTACAAGCGGGCGCCGCTGGCCTTCACGGCGGAGCTCCACAAGCGTTTCACCGAATGGACCTACCCGCTGCTGTTCGCCCTCATTGCGCTCGTCGTCAGCAGCGATGCGCGCTCTCACCGCGAGGCGCGCGTGCACCCGATGATCAGCGCGCTCGGAGCGGCACTTGTGATCCGGTGGATGACGTTCTATGCGGCAAACAGTGCCGAAGATTCCATCTGGTTCGTTCCGCTCATGTATTTCGTTCCGCTCGCAGCCGGCGCATTTGCGATCCATCAGCTGGTCAGCAACCGCCGGCTCGACATACCGATGACATGGCGGGAAAAACTGTCCGAACTCATGATCCGGCTCCGCTTCATGCGGCCGGCGGGCGCTGACGGGGAACAGGCTTCATGA
- a CDS encoding ABC-F family ATP-binding cassette domain-containing protein — protein sequence MIQIAGLSARIAGRLLIENASVTLPAGTKAGLVGRNGAGKSTLFRVITGELSAEAGSVSLPKNARIGQVAQEAPGTEEPLIEIVLKADKERTALIAEAETATDPHRIADIQTRLADIGAHSAEARAASILAGLGFDHEAQRRPASSFSGGWRMRVALAAVLFSEPDLLLLDEPTNYLDLEGTLWLEDYIRRYPHTVIIISHDRDLLNTAVNAIVHLDQKKLTFYRGSYDQFERQKAEADELQMKAKARNDAARKHLQSFIDRFKAKASKARQAQSRVKALERMGTVAAVIEEHVQGFSFPDPEKQVASPIVAIQGGAVGYEPGKPILKRLNLRIDADDRIALLGSNGNGKSTFAKFISGRLQAEAGDVRIAPGLKIGFFAQHQLDDLVPTQSAVEHVRRRMPDAPEAKVRSRVAQMGLATEKMDTAAKDLSGGEKARLLMGLAAFDAPNLLILDEPTNHLDIDSRNALITALNDYSGAVILISHDRHLIEATADRLWLVRDGTVASYDGDLEDYRGLIVGGPKPRDDKPKINGSDEVLSKADQRKANADKRTSLAPLKKKINEIESLTGKLEKLIQALDAELADPGLYEKAPAKAAQKAKERADAAAKLAEAEEQWLELSTEYEEALIS from the coding sequence ATGATCCAGATCGCCGGTCTCTCCGCCCGCATCGCGGGCCGCCTTCTCATCGAAAATGCTTCCGTGACGCTACCGGCGGGCACGAAGGCGGGGCTCGTCGGACGCAACGGGGCGGGTAAATCGACGCTCTTCCGGGTGATTACCGGCGAGCTTTCGGCCGAAGCCGGCAGTGTGTCGCTGCCGAAAAATGCGCGTATCGGCCAGGTGGCGCAGGAAGCGCCCGGCACAGAGGAGCCGCTGATCGAGATCGTGCTCAAGGCGGACAAGGAACGCACGGCGCTCATCGCCGAGGCCGAGACCGCGACCGATCCGCACCGGATTGCCGACATTCAGACGCGGCTTGCCGACATCGGTGCCCACTCCGCGGAAGCGCGCGCGGCGAGCATTCTCGCCGGTCTTGGCTTCGACCATGAGGCGCAACGCCGTCCGGCCTCGTCCTTCTCCGGCGGCTGGCGCATGCGCGTGGCGCTGGCGGCCGTTCTCTTTTCCGAGCCCGACCTGCTTCTTCTCGACGAGCCGACCAACTACCTCGACCTCGAAGGCACGTTGTGGCTCGAGGACTATATCCGCCGCTATCCGCACACGGTCATCATCATCAGCCACGATCGTGACCTCCTGAACACCGCCGTCAATGCGATCGTTCATCTCGACCAGAAGAAACTCACCTTCTATCGTGGCTCCTATGACCAGTTCGAGCGGCAGAAGGCGGAAGCCGACGAATTGCAGATGAAGGCGAAGGCCAGGAACGATGCGGCGCGCAAGCATCTGCAGAGTTTCATCGACCGCTTCAAGGCAAAGGCGTCGAAGGCCCGCCAGGCGCAAAGCCGCGTCAAGGCGCTGGAGCGTATGGGCACCGTGGCGGCCGTGATCGAGGAACACGTCCAGGGTTTTTCCTTTCCCGATCCTGAGAAACAGGTGGCCTCTCCGATCGTCGCGATCCAGGGCGGTGCGGTCGGATACGAACCGGGCAAGCCAATCCTCAAGCGCCTCAATCTGCGCATCGACGCAGACGATCGCATTGCCTTGCTCGGCTCGAACGGCAACGGCAAGTCGACCTTCGCGAAGTTCATTTCCGGCCGACTCCAGGCGGAAGCCGGTGATGTCCGGATTGCCCCGGGATTGAAGATCGGTTTCTTCGCCCAGCACCAGCTAGACGATCTGGTGCCGACGCAAAGCGCGGTGGAGCATGTCCGCCGCCGCATGCCCGATGCGCCGGAAGCAAAGGTTCGCTCGCGCGTCGCGCAAATGGGGCTTGCGACAGAAAAGATGGATACCGCCGCGAAGGATCTTTCCGGCGGCGAGAAGGCGCGGCTTCTGATGGGGCTTGCCGCCTTCGACGCGCCGAACCTGCTGATCCTCGACGAACCGACCAACCATCTCGACATCGACAGCCGCAACGCACTGATCACCGCACTCAACGACTATTCCGGTGCCGTCATCCTCATCTCGCACGACCGGCATTTGATCGAGGCCACTGCCGACCGGCTGTGGCTCGTGCGCGATGGAACCGTGGCCAGCTACGACGGCGACCTCGAAGACTACCGCGGCCTGATCGTCGGCGGCCCCAAACCACGGGACGACAAGCCGAAGATCAATGGATCGGACGAGGTCCTGTCGAAAGCGGATCAGCGCAAAGCCAATGCCGACAAGCGCACGTCGTTGGCGCCCCTCAAGAAAAAGATCAACGAGATCGAATCGTTGACGGGGAAATTGGAGAAACTGATTCAAGCACTTGATGCTGAGCTTGCGGATCCGGGTTTGTACGAAAAGGCCCCGGCAAAGGCTGCGCAGAAGGCCAAGGAGCGCGCAGACGCCGCTGCGAAACTGGCCGAGGCGGAGGAGCAGTGGCTGGAGCTATCGACCGAATACGAAGAGGCGTTGATCAGTTGA
- a CDS encoding Gfo/Idh/MocA family protein: protein MTPIQIAIVGVGKIVRDQHLPALSKNADYRLIAAASRHGTVDGIDNFKSIEAMLDAVPAIDAVSLCMPPQYRYEAAHAALQAGKHVFLEKPPGATLSEVADLEALAADKGVSLFASWHSRYAPAVEAAKAFLASTAIRNVKIIWKEDVRHWHPNQEWIWAAGGLGVFDPGINALSIVTHILPRPIFITSATLEFPENRDAPIAATIAFSDAGKLGVSAEFDWRQTGKQSWDIVAETDAGEMVLSEGGAKLAIDGKLVHEEPEQEYPMLYRRFAEIIKAGKSDVDLAPLRHVADAFMLGRRKFVEAFHD, encoded by the coding sequence ATGACCCCCATTCAAATTGCGATTGTCGGCGTCGGCAAGATCGTGCGCGACCAGCACCTTCCGGCCCTTTCAAAAAACGCCGACTACCGACTGATTGCTGCGGCAAGCCGCCACGGAACGGTCGACGGCATCGACAATTTCAAGTCTATCGAGGCGATGCTGGACGCAGTGCCGGCGATCGACGCCGTCTCGCTGTGCATGCCGCCGCAATACCGCTACGAGGCGGCACACGCGGCGCTCCAGGCCGGCAAGCACGTCTTCCTCGAGAAGCCGCCGGGCGCGACCTTGAGCGAGGTTGCCGACCTCGAAGCGCTGGCGGCCGATAAGGGCGTTTCGCTTTTTGCAAGCTGGCATTCGCGCTACGCGCCGGCGGTCGAAGCCGCCAAGGCGTTTCTCGCGTCGACCGCGATCCGCAACGTCAAGATCATCTGGAAGGAGGATGTCCGCCACTGGCATCCGAATCAGGAATGGATCTGGGCGGCCGGCGGGCTCGGCGTCTTCGACCCGGGCATCAATGCGCTCTCGATCGTCACCCATATCCTCCCCCGCCCGATCTTCATCACGTCGGCGACGCTGGAGTTTCCGGAGAATCGCGACGCGCCGATCGCTGCAACGATCGCTTTCAGTGACGCAGGCAAGCTTGGCGTTTCGGCTGAATTCGACTGGCGCCAGACCGGCAAGCAGAGCTGGGACATCGTCGCGGAAACCGATGCCGGCGAAATGGTTCTCTCCGAAGGTGGCGCCAAACTGGCCATCGACGGCAAGCTCGTCCACGAGGAGCCCGAGCAGGAGTATCCGATGCTTTACCGGCGCTTTGCCGAGATCATCAAGGCGGGCAAGTCGGACGTCGATCTCGCGCCCCTGCGGCACGTCGCCGACGCCTTCATGCTCGGCCGTCGCAAGTTCGTCGAGGCGTTCCACGACTGA
- a CDS encoding GNAT family N-acetyltransferase: protein MTQTIRHATRAELDTIIDWAAREGWNPGLEDANAFWAADPDGYWVSTEDDTLAAAISLVRYGAGYAFLGFYVAHPAYRGRGIGLALWNRALAEAGERTIGLDGVVAQQENYRKSGFVRSHANIRYGGVVDVKEPPGTNLIDAAPIHAPALIEYDSGFNPASRDAFLREWTKQLKTRRSVVLLRDGTLIGYGTLRACREGFKIGPLFADTETGADLIFRKLAAGAKGGRIYLDIPEPNASAKALCERYNMKPVFETARMYRGPTPDLPLNRIYGITTFELG, encoded by the coding sequence ATGACACAAACCATTCGCCATGCAACGCGTGCCGAACTAGACACGATCATCGACTGGGCTGCGCGAGAGGGATGGAACCCGGGACTGGAGGATGCCAACGCGTTCTGGGCGGCCGACCCGGACGGCTACTGGGTCTCGACCGAGGACGACACGCTTGCTGCGGCGATCTCTCTCGTGCGCTACGGCGCTGGTTACGCGTTTCTTGGTTTTTACGTCGCTCACCCTGCGTATCGCGGCAGGGGCATTGGTCTGGCTCTGTGGAATCGGGCACTTGCTGAAGCAGGCGAGCGGACCATTGGGCTCGACGGTGTTGTGGCGCAGCAGGAGAACTATCGAAAATCGGGCTTCGTCCGGTCTCACGCGAATATTCGCTATGGCGGCGTTGTCGATGTGAAGGAACCGCCGGGCACGAACCTGATCGACGCAGCGCCGATCCATGCGCCTGCCTTGATCGAATACGATAGCGGCTTCAATCCGGCAAGCCGCGATGCTTTTCTGCGCGAATGGACGAAGCAGTTGAAGACGCGCCGAAGCGTCGTGCTGCTGCGGGATGGGACGCTTATCGGTTACGGGACGCTGCGGGCATGCCGGGAAGGCTTCAAGATCGGCCCGCTCTTCGCAGACACGGAGACCGGCGCCGATCTCATTTTTCGCAAGCTTGCGGCAGGTGCCAAAGGCGGTCGGATCTATCTCGACATCCCCGAGCCGAACGCGTCCGCAAAAGCACTTTGCGAACGCTACAACATGAAGCCGGTCTTCGAAACCGCCCGGATGTACCGCGGTCCGACACCGGATCTTCCGCTGAACCGGATCTACGGCATCACGACATTCGAGCTCGGGTGA
- a CDS encoding leucyl aminopeptidase → MPMKFEFAFSKSHRPAGGVAVLLQVAGAKEAAGAAVADPEGVLPKAAKVGKFTGKALKTLDIVAPHGSPADRILLLGLGDGSALTNHDWLKAGGAVAAKLRSAEKVTVFLDAPGVDVTGKAAADFALGMEMNAYSFDSYKTKKSDDEPKSQQKPVKVTIVTGMVIAAKKAFAVAHAIGEGVFLARDLVNEPANVLGPVEFAAKAKELEKLGVEVEVLTEREMKKLGMGALLGVAQGSSRPPRLVVMQWKGGRAKEKPIAFVGKGVVFDTGGISIKPASGMEEMKGDMGGAAAVTGLMHVLAARQANVNAIGIIGLVENMPDGSAQRPGDIVTSMSGQTIEVINTDAEGRLVLCDALWYCNDRFKPQAMIDLATLTGAIMVALSTHYAGLFSNDDRLAERLLAAGITTQERLWRMPLGKEYDKMIDSKFADMKNTGGRHGGSVTAAQFLKRFVKDTPWAHLDIAGTAMGSPTDEINQSWGSGFGVRLLDELVRASYEA, encoded by the coding sequence ATGCCGATGAAATTCGAATTCGCTTTCAGTAAGTCCCACCGCCCGGCCGGCGGGGTCGCCGTCCTTCTTCAGGTCGCCGGCGCCAAGGAAGCGGCCGGTGCGGCGGTCGCAGATCCGGAAGGCGTTTTGCCGAAAGCGGCCAAGGTCGGCAAGTTCACGGGCAAGGCGCTCAAGACGCTCGACATCGTCGCTCCTCACGGATCGCCGGCCGACCGGATTCTCCTTCTCGGGCTCGGCGACGGGTCCGCGCTGACGAATCATGACTGGCTGAAGGCCGGCGGCGCGGTTGCCGCGAAGCTGCGTTCCGCTGAAAAGGTCACGGTCTTTCTTGATGCTCCGGGTGTCGATGTCACGGGCAAGGCTGCTGCTGACTTCGCTCTCGGCATGGAGATGAACGCCTATTCCTTCGACAGCTACAAGACCAAGAAATCCGACGACGAGCCAAAGTCTCAGCAAAAACCGGTCAAGGTCACGATCGTCACCGGCATGGTGATCGCCGCCAAGAAGGCGTTCGCTGTCGCTCACGCGATCGGAGAAGGCGTCTTTCTCGCACGCGATCTCGTCAACGAGCCGGCCAACGTGCTCGGGCCGGTCGAATTCGCCGCCAAGGCGAAGGAGCTGGAAAAGCTCGGCGTCGAAGTCGAGGTCCTCACCGAGCGGGAGATGAAGAAACTCGGAATGGGCGCACTGCTCGGCGTTGCCCAGGGCTCATCACGGCCGCCGCGCCTTGTCGTCATGCAGTGGAAAGGCGGAAGGGCGAAGGAGAAGCCAATCGCCTTCGTCGGCAAGGGCGTCGTTTTCGACACGGGCGGCATCTCGATCAAGCCCGCGTCCGGCATGGAGGAAATGAAGGGTGATATGGGCGGCGCCGCGGCGGTCACCGGCCTTATGCACGTGCTCGCCGCGCGGCAGGCAAACGTCAACGCAATCGGCATCATCGGGCTCGTCGAAAACATGCCGGACGGCAGCGCCCAGAGGCCGGGTGACATCGTTACCTCGATGTCCGGCCAGACGATCGAGGTGATCAATACGGATGCTGAGGGCAGGCTCGTCCTGTGTGATGCGCTCTGGTACTGCAACGATCGCTTCAAGCCGCAGGCGATGATCGATCTGGCGACGCTCACCGGCGCCATAATGGTGGCGCTCAGCACCCACTATGCCGGTCTGTTCTCGAACGATGATCGTCTGGCCGAACGGTTGCTCGCGGCCGGCATCACGACGCAAGAGCGCCTCTGGCGGATGCCGCTCGGCAAAGAATACGACAAGATGATCGATAGCAAGTTCGCTGACATGAAGAACACGGGCGGTCGCCACGGCGGCTCTGTGACGGCTGCCCAGTTCCTGAAGCGCTTTGTTAAGGATACTCCCTGGGCGCATCTCGATATCGCCGGAACGGCGATGGGCTCGCCGACCGACGAGATCAACCAGTCCTGGGGGTCCGGTTTTGGTGTGCGCCTTCTCGACGAGCTGGTCCGCGCGAGCTACGAAGCCTGA
- a CDS encoding DNA polymerase III subunit chi yields MTEILFYHLTESKLEDALPPLLDKSVERGWRVVVQTVDAERRDVLDTHLWVYRDDSFLPHGTDAGDFAADQPILIVANESNQNAATVRFLVDGAEPPPVSDYERVVFMFDGYDQQQLEAARAQWKRLKGEGHNLTYWQQNRDGRWEKKA; encoded by the coding sequence ATGACCGAGATCCTTTTCTACCACCTGACGGAATCGAAACTTGAGGATGCGCTGCCGCCGCTGCTCGACAAGAGTGTTGAGCGCGGCTGGCGGGTGGTCGTGCAAACGGTCGATGCGGAGCGGCGCGACGTGCTGGACACACACCTTTGGGTCTATCGCGACGACAGCTTTCTGCCGCACGGTACCGATGCCGGCGATTTCGCGGCAGACCAGCCGATCCTTATCGTTGCCAATGAAAGCAACCAGAACGCCGCGACGGTACGCTTCCTTGTGGACGGCGCGGAACCGCCGCCCGTTTCAGATTATGAACGGGTGGTGTTCATGTTCGACGGTTATGACCAGCAGCAGCTCGAGGCGGCTCGCGCCCAATGGAAACGATTGAAAGGGGAGGGGCACAACCTCACCTACTGGCAGCAGAACAGGGACGGAAGGTGGGAGAAGAAGGCGTAG
- a CDS encoding GGDEF domain-containing protein, with product MTQHPPTARGRSQARNAAIIQKLAHSMMRLGVAALPRNYELIYEALSGQIPQLSRDLAALGPEPTQDALDELGIKHKLIGHSALTADRARAEAQQALGELTMMLGDTLARKHAFNGQLKRFAARLASDPVATMSEFADEAAQLRDAAGLLMNEETALRAAIEMHSQRLSELEGDLEESRMALTRDRLTGLPNQTALSKRLAAVFDQPSGQSASLVLAAVEGLRDLGEQHGGALAQKVLSDLATIFRKTIKKNDFVARIGPQEFAFVCNDVTAENAEAIARRIHQSVAELAITPPGRAFTCETLSLSAGIALTPAATSAAELLGQAELALTAARAHGGIRVYSSDIEKASGRAYVPDAA from the coding sequence ATGACCCAGCATCCTCCAACGGCGCGCGGCCGATCGCAGGCACGAAATGCGGCGATCATCCAAAAACTGGCGCACTCAATGATGCGGCTCGGCGTCGCCGCCCTCCCCCGCAACTACGAGCTGATCTATGAAGCGCTGTCCGGTCAGATACCGCAATTGTCGCGCGATCTCGCGGCGCTCGGTCCGGAGCCGACGCAGGACGCGCTGGACGAGCTCGGCATCAAGCACAAACTCATTGGCCACAGCGCGCTTACGGCGGACCGCGCACGCGCGGAGGCGCAGCAGGCACTCGGCGAGCTGACGATGATGCTCGGCGACACGTTGGCGCGAAAGCACGCCTTCAACGGTCAGCTCAAACGGTTCGCGGCTCGACTTGCCTCCGATCCGGTCGCAACCATGTCGGAATTCGCCGATGAAGCGGCACAGTTGCGCGACGCGGCAGGGCTGCTGATGAATGAGGAAACCGCACTTCGCGCAGCGATAGAGATGCATTCTCAACGTCTGAGCGAACTGGAAGGAGATCTCGAAGAAAGCCGCATGGCCCTTACCCGGGATCGACTGACCGGTCTGCCGAACCAGACGGCCCTTTCGAAAAGGCTGGCGGCCGTGTTCGATCAGCCATCCGGTCAATCCGCGTCGCTTGTCCTGGCGGCGGTTGAAGGATTGCGAGACCTTGGAGAACAACATGGCGGCGCACTGGCGCAAAAGGTGCTGAGCGATCTCGCCACCATCTTCCGCAAGACGATCAAGAAGAATGACTTCGTTGCGCGGATTGGCCCGCAGGAGTTCGCTTTCGTCTGTAACGACGTCACTGCGGAAAACGCGGAGGCGATTGCGCGGCGCATCCATCAAAGTGTCGCAGAGCTGGCAATCACACCGCCCGGCCGTGCTTTCACATGCGAAACACTCTCCCTTTCCGCCGGCATTGCACTGACCCCGGCAGCAACGAGCGCGGCTGAGCTGCTGGGCCAGGCCGAACTTGCATTGACCGCAGCGCGGGCGCACGGGGGCATTCGGGTTTATTCGTCAGACATCGAAAAGGCGAGCGGCAGGGCTTATGTGCCTGATGCCGCCTGA